GGCGGCATTAGCCATGGAAGCGTCCATGAGCACATAGGTTCCGGGGCGGAACTCCGAGATTCCCTCAAGAACAGGGAAATCATCATGCATCAGCGAAGGAGTGGAACCAATACTGACCGTTTCGATCTCGAATCCTTGCTCTTTGGCGATTTGGACAAACCGAAGGGTACGCTTCTGGGAAGCGATAAACTCTTTACGGCAGGTAGCAAGGTCGGGAGAATTGTAGCAGTGCCCTTCGTGGGAGAAGACCCCTTTGAGATGGACATGAGGGGCTTTTTTGATCGAATCGAGGAGATCTAGGAAATCAGATTCCTCGATAATGCCTGAACGGCGCTCGCCTACTTCGATTTCCACAAGAACCTCGGCTTTGACGGAGGCGCTGGCGAAGACCTTCTCGGCAGCCTCTACGTGGTCAGGGCAGTCGATGCCCCAAGAGAGTTTGATGCTTTGGGCAAGCTTACGCAGTCTCTTCATCTTGATATCGCCGACGATCTCGTTAGCGATAAAGATGTCGTCGAACCCTGCATCGGCCATGACTTCCGCTTCCCCGAGCTTTGCAACGGCAATTCCCTTGCAGCCGCAATCACGCTGAATCAACGCGATTGCCGGAGTTTTATGGGTCTTGGTGTGAGGACGCAGAGCGACTCCCTTGCGATTTGCGCGATTCTGCATGGCGCGAATGTTGTCCATCATAATCTCACGATCCACAAGAAGCGCAGGAGTATCGAGTTCGCAGACTTTCATGTTTTTCAGCCTCTCTCTTTATGTTAGGAAGATTACTTACGGGAAGCTACTGCTTCTACTTCAACAAGACAGCCGGCATATAAATTATTCGAAGGGACTACGATCCGTGCAGGACGATGAGCCCCAAAAAACTTGCTGTAGACTTCATTTAGTTCAGGCCAGTACTTCACATCTGGCACATAGACACGGCACATGGCTACATTCTCTCTTTTCAAGCCAGAAGCCTTAAGGACCGTCTCAAGGTTATCGAGAGCCTGTTGCGCCTCGGCCTTGATCCCTCCCTCAGGAACTTTGCCGGTTTCAGGATTGATGGAAAGCTGTCCGGAAATGTAATATGTTCCGCCAACTTCCATAGCGGGAACATAATGTCCGTCGTCACGTACAGAGTATTGAGTCTCGATAGGATTCATGGAATCGCCTCAGGATTTATAATTTTTTCTTGTTGATATGTCTGGATTATATCTGAAAAAAAACTCATGTCAAGATTTTTTTCTATAAATCAGTGCTAGATTTAGAAAAATTTTAAGAT
The genomic region above belongs to Pyramidobacter piscolens W5455 and contains:
- a CDS encoding alanine racemase produces the protein MKVCELDTPALLVDREIMMDNIRAMQNRANRKGVALRPHTKTHKTPAIALIQRDCGCKGIAVAKLGEAEVMADAGFDDIFIANEIVGDIKMKRLRKLAQSIKLSWGIDCPDHVEAAEKVFASASVKAEVLVEIEVGERRSGIIEESDFLDLLDSIKKAPHVHLKGVFSHEGHCYNSPDLATCRKEFIASQKRTLRFVQIAKEQGFEIETVSIGSTPSLMHDDFPVLEGISEFRPGTYVLMDASMANAAGTLSRCAATVLATVISRPTPERVILDVGAKGITMQRRSQGITATEGLGTVKGYDNVYIHDVYDEHAIIYNKTFHDAVKIGDKVEIIPVHICPTCNLHEKLYLTSCGEVVAELPVLARGKLQ
- a CDS encoding RidA family protein, coding for MNPIETQYSVRDDGHYVPAMEVGGTYYISGQLSINPETGKVPEGGIKAEAQQALDNLETVLKASGLKRENVAMCRVYVPDVKYWPELNEVYSKFFGAHRPARIVVPSNNLYAGCLVEVEAVASRK